The Fictibacillus phosphorivorans genomic sequence CTTACTGCTTGTTACGTTTTCTTTTGCCATGTTTCAGGGAGGCTTCGTAAGCTGGTTTCTATTTTACAGTGTTCTTCCGCTCGTACTTTATTCCATTACGATGGCTTTTTATCCGATACAACGGTTAAAAGTGGAGCGATATATCTCTAAAACCAAGCTGATGGCAGGCGAAGAAATAGAAGTGACAATTGTTATCAAACGACGCAGCAACTTTCCACTCTTTTATGTTGTGTTAGAGGACCTTCTGCCAGAGGTGCTGCTTCGTGAAACGCGATACGAGGGCAATACGCATCAGATCCAGTCTCGTATTTTGTTGTTTCCGTTGTTCCGCAAAAACCTAGAATTTTCGTATACGATTAATCCTGCACCGCGTGGGTTATTTAAATTTGATCAGATTCAAATCAGTACAGGAGATATCTTTGGCTTTGTTTTAAAAAGTACGAGTGTTTCCGTTCAAGACCAGATCTTTGTGTACCCGCAGTATCAAGATATCGAGCGGTGGGAAGCGGGAAAGATGCTTCAATCAGGTATGAAAAAAGTCGGGAAGCGTTCGTTTTCCGACTATACATCAACGGTCAGTGTGCGTGATTATGTGGCCGGCGATCGTATGAACTGGCTGCACTGGAAAGCGAGTGCGAGATCGAACAAGCTGCTGACAAAAGTGTTCGAACAGCAGCGGAACGATGATTTTGTGATTGTGCTTGATCATTGTGAAAAGAGTTACGGCACGCAGGATTGGCTGTTTGAACGTGGCGTTTCACTTGCGGCATCGATCGTTCACTATGCGATTTCAAAGGGTGGTTCGATCGGCTATCATCCGCTATCTGGAAAAGAGATCCCGATGAACATAGGGACCGACCAAGAATGGCGGATTCTTCACGAACTCGCAAAAGTGAAGTCAGACGTGAAGCTGCCGTTTGAAGAACGATTGAAACAAGAATACATGGCAGGCTTTATGGAAGGTAAAACGGCGCTTATCATTTCGCCGAACCTTTCTGAATACACGATGAAAACGCTCGAGCTTATCGCATCTAGACAGCAAACGAACGTGATTTTCTTTTACTTAGCGCTTGATTCTAAACTTAAGAGTCAAGAACTCACGTATATCTCTCGAATCAGACAGTTCGGTGTGCCTGTAACACCGATGATTGGTTCTGACTTTAACGAATCGCTGAAGGCAGGTGGCACGTATGCCTCAATCTAATCAGCAGCAAGCGTCAACACTACACGTCTTAGTTCTGTACGGCTTAGGCTTTCTTCTTTTATGGGAGTGGTTAAGACCATTAAAAGAGCTTACGACGACGAACGATATCCAGATTTTCGTGATGTACACGCTCTTTTTGTTTATCGTAACGTATTTTCAGCTTCCGTTTTGGATCTCATTTCCGGTTAAATTAGGAGCGATGTTATATGCGCTTCATTCTCTATACTTCTTTGATGTCTTCTTGTCGTTTAAATGGGTTCCTTTTTTAATCGAAGACATTCAATACAACTTGGGGCTGTTTTCCGATCAAAACTGGGATGAGATGACGTCGCTCTCTCGGAGTTTATTGTTTTTTATTCTACTTTGGCTCGTCAGTTATTTGATGCATTATTGGCTCGTCCAAACCCGGAGAATCTTTCTGTTCTTCTTAATTACGGTGATCTACATTTCGATACTCGATACATTTACGGTTTATGATGGGAAGTTCGCAATCATCCGTACCGTTTTCATCGGACTGATTTTGGTCGGTATTTTAAGAATGATGAAAATTATTGAAACGCAAGGCTTTTCTCTTTTAAAAGGAAAGTTTCCTGTGCTCTGGGTGGCACCACTTTCTGGTGTTATCGCATTGTCGTCAGTTCTCGGATATGTTGCACCAAAAGCATCCCCGATCTGGCCAGATCCTGTTCCGTTTCTTCAGAATCTGTCTGGGAAAGGCGATGAAGAAGGTTTAGGGAAAGGTCCTGGTATAGCAAAGATTGGTTATGGTGAAAACGACAGCCAACTTGGTGGGCCGTTTGAGTTCGACTATACGCCAATCTTCACCGCTTATGATAACGGAAGGCATTATTGGCGGATCGAAACCAAAGAATTCTATACCGGTAAAGGGTGGGAGAATAAGATTCCGACTCAGGCGATCGCTTTAGAAGCAGATAATCCTTCAGCCGATACGAATTATACGAGAATCTGGGAAGATGGATTAGAAATGAAAGACCATAAAGCACGCATTGAAGCGGAAAAAAGAAAAGAATACTCATTTTTAATGATTCCAGGAAAGCTGACCAACATTCAAGCGGATCCGGGTATCAACTATCAATTAGATGGTGTGAACGGAAAAATTTCTACCTTTCAAGATGGAAGAGAAGAGAAGCTTACGGAATACGAGATGGATTATCAGCTGCCTGTTATAAAAGAAGAGCAGCTAAAAGCTTCAACCGATCAATACCCCGAAGAAATAACAGAAAATTACCTGCAGCTGCCTGAAACACTGCCACAACGGGTAAAAGACCTTGCGCAAGAAGTTACAGCGGACCAACCAACGCTCTACGATAAAGTTAAAACGGTCGAAAGCTATTTTGCTAAGAACGCTTATGGCTATAACACGATTGAAGTTGCGGTTCCAAAACGCGATGAAGATTACGTCGATCAGTTTTTATTTGAAACGAAAAAAGGGTATTGCGATAACTTTTCAACATCGATGACCGTGATGCTGCGTTCTGTCGGCATACCTGCTCGTTGGGTTAAAGGCTTTACTCCTGGAACCTTTGAGGCACTAGGTAAAGACGGTCTACGTGAATATACCGTAACCAACGCAAACGCTCACTCTTGGGTAGAAGTTTATTTTTCAGGAATCGGATGGGTTCCTTTTGAGCCGACGCGCGGATTTGATAATCCATTCGAGCCAGAGAGTGAAGAGAAAGATTCCACACCAGCTGCACCTGTTCCGACTCAACCGGACAAGCCTGAAAAAGACGTAACGAAGGAAGATAGTTCTGCTTCAGGAGCAAAAACAGGTTCGGATTCAATCCTGAAATCTGTTGGAACGTTAGCGGTTATTTTGTTAATCAGTCTTGTTGTGATCGCTGGAATCGCTTATCTGTTCCGCAGAAAATGGCTTCGTCAGTACACGATTTGGCGCTATAAACACAAAAAAGGCGCTGATAGCTTTGAAGAAGCCTTCGAACGCCTGATGTGGTTATTAAAGATATACGGCTTAAAAAGAAGACCTGCTTTTACACTGAGAGAGTATGCTCTGTATGTTGACAGAGAGCTTGATACAAAGGACATGAGGATCCTCGCTAAAGCTTATGAAGGCGTGCAATTCAGTCCGAAAAAGCAGACAGATCTATGGAATGATTTCCATAAAGAATTGTGGGAAAATTTAATTAAAAGAATCCGCCCTTGACCGCTATAACAGGCATTGTTAGAATGTCTTTAAGATTATAGTGTCAGATAATATTCTCCTTCGTATATCCTCGATAATAAGGTTCGAGAGTCTCTACCGGGTTGCCGAAAATGACCTGACTATGAAGGCAGGATTCTTTATAGCTACATTTTAAGGAATTCTGCCTTTGTTTTTGTATGTGGAAAACAAGGGTAGAATTCTTTTGTTTTATAAAGAAAGTGTAAAGATAGACAAGCTGACGGATACTATAGCTGATAATAATAGATGGGGTGAAGTACATGAGCGTAACGAATGATTTGCACGTAATGAGTGAAA encodes the following:
- a CDS encoding DUF58 domain-containing protein, with translation MKAFLHKFRERYKTPIGFSGIIFLLLVTFSFAMFQGGFVSWFLFYSVLPLVLYSITMAFYPIQRLKVERYISKTKLMAGEEIEVTIVIKRRSNFPLFYVVLEDLLPEVLLRETRYEGNTHQIQSRILLFPLFRKNLEFSYTINPAPRGLFKFDQIQISTGDIFGFVLKSTSVSVQDQIFVYPQYQDIERWEAGKMLQSGMKKVGKRSFSDYTSTVSVRDYVAGDRMNWLHWKASARSNKLLTKVFEQQRNDDFVIVLDHCEKSYGTQDWLFERGVSLAASIVHYAISKGGSIGYHPLSGKEIPMNIGTDQEWRILHELAKVKSDVKLPFEERLKQEYMAGFMEGKTALIISPNLSEYTMKTLELIASRQQTNVIFFYLALDSKLKSQELTYISRIRQFGVPVTPMIGSDFNESLKAGGTYASI
- a CDS encoding transglutaminase domain-containing protein, whose product is MPQSNQQQASTLHVLVLYGLGFLLLWEWLRPLKELTTTNDIQIFVMYTLFLFIVTYFQLPFWISFPVKLGAMLYALHSLYFFDVFLSFKWVPFLIEDIQYNLGLFSDQNWDEMTSLSRSLLFFILLWLVSYLMHYWLVQTRRIFLFFLITVIYISILDTFTVYDGKFAIIRTVFIGLILVGILRMMKIIETQGFSLLKGKFPVLWVAPLSGVIALSSVLGYVAPKASPIWPDPVPFLQNLSGKGDEEGLGKGPGIAKIGYGENDSQLGGPFEFDYTPIFTAYDNGRHYWRIETKEFYTGKGWENKIPTQAIALEADNPSADTNYTRIWEDGLEMKDHKARIEAEKRKEYSFLMIPGKLTNIQADPGINYQLDGVNGKISTFQDGREEKLTEYEMDYQLPVIKEEQLKASTDQYPEEITENYLQLPETLPQRVKDLAQEVTADQPTLYDKVKTVESYFAKNAYGYNTIEVAVPKRDEDYVDQFLFETKKGYCDNFSTSMTVMLRSVGIPARWVKGFTPGTFEALGKDGLREYTVTNANAHSWVEVYFSGIGWVPFEPTRGFDNPFEPESEEKDSTPAAPVPTQPDKPEKDVTKEDSSASGAKTGSDSILKSVGTLAVILLISLVVIAGIAYLFRRKWLRQYTIWRYKHKKGADSFEEAFERLMWLLKIYGLKRRPAFTLREYALYVDRELDTKDMRILAKAYEGVQFSPKKQTDLWNDFHKELWENLIKRIRP